In Panicum virgatum strain AP13 chromosome 5K, P.virgatum_v5, whole genome shotgun sequence, the genomic window CCAAATCAAACCAAAAAATGGGAGTATATACAAGGAAGAAAGCAGCTCGATCGGTCTGAATAATGCAACCGGAGGGATCCATTCGCGTACGTGATGAGCAGAGGAGTCCACATGGTTCCAGAAGCGTCGTCAGCTTACCTTATTAGCTCGTGGATTCCATGAGTTGGACGACGCAACGCCGACGCCGGCCAAGTAAAACACGACTGGGTTGCTTGTTTGCTTGTTTGCTTGCTCGAGTTTTGTATTTGTGTTTTTCCAGTCAAACTAGCTTGGGTTCACGTTGGTACAGTGCGTTGACACTTGTCCGCGTTTAAAGGTGTCGGTCCAACTTGGCACGCACGCGATCTCGGCTCCTTGCGATGGCGATGGATTGGACAAGTTTGGTTTGTGGTCTGCCGCCGGAAGCACACTCCACTCTGCAATTCACAAAATATACTTGCTCACATGCATGGCGTTTAATGAAGTTGGGTATGGCCTGCGCGGCCGGCCATACTGTTTGATGAAGATGACGGGCAAGCCATGGAGTGGATGGATGGTCCTGTCCCTCCCGTGCCGAGCGGCCGTGTCCTCTCCGTCCTGGTCCTCTGTTACCGTCCTCTGGTGGCGAGCAGAGCAGGGCAGGAGCTATGCCCGCCGGGCGGCTCGCCTCGTGACCGGCGGCAGCATCTGCTTCTCGTGTCCGGCTGACGCGGTCACACGCCCATACGCAAACAAGCCGGGGCTCTCTCGTCTTGTGAAACAGAAACCGGCGCTTGGCCGCTTCCTTCGCGCCAaccccgccgcccgcccacaAATACCGCCTGCCACGCCATTCGCGCTCCATCATCCATCCACCAGTCTCTCCCCTCCGTCCGTCTtctcaggcaggcaggcaggcaggcaggcgtcGCCTTCATCCCTCCTCTTCCCCTacccaccggcgccggcgccggttcaTTCAGATCACCCACGCGCGCACCAGATCAGAGTCGGGTACGCCGTCTCTGTTGGTTCCATCTTGATCCGTCAATTCACGCGCGCCCCAACCCAACtagggccatgtttggttagagtggagaaaagttttgatgagagagaaatgaagctttgaccactaattagtggtattaaataaagtctaattacaaaattacctccacaactgcggtactgtagcagttgctctagctaatgaggcctttgaccatacgattagaggatgattgagcgcggttactgtagcatcactgtagccaatcatgatgaaacttggctcattagattcgtctcgaaaaattacacccattcctaaaaaggtattgcaaataaacttcgtttaatacttcatgcatgcattcgtctttttgtgcaaaagttttcgTGGTTTTAAGCCTAGCTCTTTCGTTCGTTCCATCCCAATCCCGTCGCGAGGATCGAGGGACCGCAGAGAAACGCaaggcgcgcgccgccgtcgtccggcCCTCCCTTGGATGGTCGCTGGAGCTGCAGGCGCGCACGTACCTACACTACAGCGAGCCGCCCATGGAGTTCGGGCCCGAGTTCCTGGGCACCAGCGGCGGCCGCGAGTTCGTGGCCGGCGGGGTCGGCGGCATGGCCGGCGTGCTGGCGGGCCACCCGCTCGACACGCTCCGCATCCGcctgcagcagccgccgccgcccctcagcCCCGGGATCGTCGACGCCCCCAGCCgcccgccctccgccgcgcgcctgcTCCGCGGCATCCTCCGCGCCGAGGGCCCCTCCGCGCTCTACCGCGGCATGGCCGCGCCACTCGCCTCCGTCGCCTTCCAGGtcagtgctgctgctgctgctgcaatccGCATGATGGATTCAGGATTCCCCCCGCCGGGACCCATCGCTTtcggaaagaaagaaaaaagaaacgcGACACCGAAATCCATGGCGCGACGCACTCACGAGCTAGCAATCGGGCCACGGCACTCACGGGTCTCCCtcactggaaaaagaaaaagatgtgcTAGCAAAAACTTCCACCTTGCTTGCTTGTCGCGGTTGAGCTCTTTCGTGCTGCTACTTTCTCATTTTTGTGCCTCAACTGCCCTTGCTTTTCTTACCCTGTTTCCCTAGGATCGCGCTAGAAAACAACCACCGCTGCACATCACTTCGGAAGAGACGTGCCCAAATGTTCCGTCTCATCTCGGTGGAGTGAGTGGATCACCAACATAAACCTGACAAAAATAGCTgctgttagaagcgacggcaAACAAAAATCATGAAAACAACAAAAGCTCAAACTTCAAAAAACACAAGGATTTAATGGATTTATTGTGGAAAACACCTCCAATGCGAAAGGTAAAAAAACACGGGCGCCAGCCAataagaacttcactatatcgggtgtgtgtttacaacgTCTAAATGCGGCTTATAAGAGAAATAATCGAATTGATgttctccggtgaagcctatgagttagatatataggagagtcatatggtctcctcaacttctactagcaacGTGGGATTAAAAATTTACACCACATGgacctttgagatttatttggaataactGAAATACTTAATGTGCCAAGCCCAAATTTCAACAATCTCCCaccagaatttggatcacaatataacatactcCACCTTGAGACAAATTATTTCTTGTAGCATATTAAAATCATCAcctgaacacaacaaagaatagaagttcTGCCGCCAAATAGCCTCTTGGGCTAAGCTGTCAAACCAACTACAGTAACTGGTTTAGTCATCATATCAGCTTGATAATCATGAGTACTGATTTTGCATACCTTCAATTTACCTTGTGAAATAACATCACGAACATAATGGTATTTgacatcaatatgctttgtCCTTTCAAGAAACATCTGATCTTTGGTGAGGCAGATAGCACTTTGACTGTCACAGAATAGATCAATGCAAGAATCAACTCCACACAGCTCAGCAAACAAACCTTTCAGCCAAACTGACTCCTTGCACGCTTCAGCAATAGCTATATATTCTGCTTCTATGGTAGACATAGCAACAATAAGCTGCAAAGTAGCCTTCCAACCCACAGCACAACTGCCaacagtgaacacataacctgtgagtgacctgcacctatccaaatcagcagcataatctgaatccacataaccaatgagtccctgatcagttctcccaaacttcaaacaagaatATGTTGTTCctctgaggtacctgaaaatccactgaactgtcttccagtgttctttactaggattagacatgtatctgctaaccaaactcatagcatataataaatctgggcgagagcagaccatggcatacatcaaagaaccaacggcactagaatatgggacttttgacatgtattcaacatCCTCATCAGAACTAGGATACTGAGCGGCTGACAATTTAAAGTGGGgtgcaataggagtactaactggttttgaatcatgcatattgaaacgctgaaaaaccttgttaatgtaattatgctgactaagaaataataaaccagattttctatttctagtaatctccatacccaaaattttcttagcaacaccaagattcttcatatcaaattcactaTTCAATAATTTCTTTATTATAGTGATTTCTTTTCTGCTCTTGGCAGCAATAAGCATATCATCAACCTATAACAGCAAGTATATAGGTGATCCATCAACAATTTTAATGTAAACACAGCTATCATATTTAGATCTTTTAAAACCATGTAACAATataaatgaatcaaacctcTTATACCATTGACGAGGaaactgtttcaaaccatataaGGACTTCTTCAATTTGCAAACATAATTCTCCTTGCCTGGCACTATAAATCCTTCTGGCTGATCTATGTAAATTTTCTCCTCAAGcttcacatctaactgctcaagctcaagatcatgcatagcaacaataTTAAAGAAAGTTCGAATTGAACTATACTTCACAACAGGAGAGAACACATTATTATAGTCAACACCAGAAATCTGACTGAAACCCTTTGCAACTAACCATGCCTTAAATTTTAGAGGCTCACTAGGAGACAAACCCTCTTTTCTtttgaagacccatttgcagcgaaCAGACTTCTTTTTCTCAGGTAAGCTCACAATCTCCCATGTGCCATTTTTCTCAAGAGGCTGCATCTCCTCCTGCATAGGTGAGATCCACTTCTCCTTATCAACAGAATCAACGGCTTCAGAATATGTTGCTGGCTCACAAGCATCCTCCACCTGTTCAGCACAAATCAACATGAATATAATCAAGTGTACCTTTTGTGGTATGAACAGATGTATTGAATTTGACCCTCTTGTGCTTACCAAATACACAATGCTCACAGAACTTCCTGCCACTCAGAATGCAGCCATCCAACaggtttctcttcatcaattctgtcataccgagttcactcatgtgtccaagacgcattagcaacattagcagcagaaatagaaccatgcaaagtacaacctctgagaacatataaatttgaaggatttaggtcacccagcaaacatacaagagaacttttagataccttcacaactccacctgaaccggtgtatttgagtccttctttatcaagtgtgctcaacgagatcagatttcttttctttcctggTATGTGCCTCACATTCTTCAGTGTGcgaatcatgccatcatgggtCTTGATCTGAACAGAGCCAATGCCAACAATCTCACACGGGTTATTATCTCCCATGCGCACAAAATCACCGTTCTACAAAGACTCATAGGAACTGAACCAATCTCTGTTAGTGCAGATATTAAAGgaacatgcagaatcaagaatccactcatcatgaccggcaacacaaccagcaaagacaaccaaacaatctgactcagagttttcaccagcggaagcaacactagccttaccatcagatttattttttctcttctccttattctacaatttccagcaatcctcaatcatatgagatttcttcttgcaGTACTTACAAAATAATTTCTTCTTGGGAACTTTGGACTGGGAGCGGCCTCTAccgtcattgctcttgctaCGATCATTGTTGTCGCTGGATGATCTTTGCTCTGATCTGCCTCTAACATGCAAGGCGTTGCCCCTTGAGGACGATCCATCTGTCTGcaccatgcctttcatcttctccttagactggagtgcctcacaaacttccgcaagggttagttcatcacagcttaatagtatggtgtcacgaaaactttcataaaaacttggCAAAGAGCATAATAAGAGAAGACCTAAGTCCTCATCTTCATACTTAATCTCTATCGACCCTAGGTCAGCAATGATCTCCTTGAAGACAGATAGGTGACCCATCCCCGAATCACCCTCCTGCATCTTAAGCGTATACAGGTTCAACTTCATATGCAATTTACTGGTAAGATCCTTCGACATGCAGATCGATTACAGTTTCAGCCATAATTCTGCAGCAGTCTTTTCCTGCGGCACTTCTTGcagaatatcattagatagatgaagctgaataagagaaagagccttacggtccttgcgcttctcctcatcgGTCCACTCATGCTTCTTCTTCTCGAATTTTTCCAGCGCCTCATCAAGATCATTGGTTTGCGCCAGAATAGCtctcatcttgacttgccacagcGAAAACATCgtcttgtagtccaacatcggtAGATCATACTTCATCGATGCCATCACGAAACCCTAACTTGAAAccacggctctggtaccacttgttagaagcgacggcgaacaaaaaCGATGAAAACATCAAAGATCAAACTTCaagagacacaaggatttaacgtggaaaactcctccaatgcgaagggtaaaaaccacaagcgccagccagcaagaacttcactatatcgggtgtgtgtttacaacgcctaacggcggcttacaagaggaataatcgAATTGATGTTCTCCGGTGAAGCATGTGgattagatatataggagagtcatatggtctcctcaacttctactagcaatgtgggattaaaagtttaCACCACATGGGCCTTTGGAATTTATTTGCAATAACCGATATACTTAATGGGctaagcccaaattccaacaatctcacaccagaatttggatcacaatgtAACAACAGCTGCATTTCGGCAAGTTCGGGGTCTTTCCGGGTGAGACGCAATGGCACCCGGCAGCATTTCAGGGGTAGATCGATCAATCCTTTGTTTGGGTTTATTTAATTTCCGATGAAATGCTGCGACCTGCACCGTGCAAAAGCCAAACGGTGATGGTCCTCTCTCATGCTTTGCTTCAGTGCACTGTTGCTCTGTGCCCGCTGCTTCTGGAGCCCCTCACATGGCGCCAGTGCCTCATCCGATGCACAAAGCCAGCAACGCACATGCGTCGTGTTTGCACGGACCTTTGCGTTGCGTGGTACTGCCCTGCCGCCCAACGTCGGCCAAGTCTTTTTATATCTTAGTTGTTTAATAACGTGGCAAACTCGCAAAGTTTACTGTAGAATGAGTGTCAGGCTGCaacttgtgagttgtgacatACTAGTATGCTGTAATTTTTTTACCGATCAACTACTCAACTTCACATGGCCTTGATTCCGAGTTGCCATTGCTCCACGTCGTCTCACAACTGAAATACTAATGCTTGGCTGCTGGCTCGTTGCATGCAGAATGCCATGGTGTTCCAAGTCTACGCCATCCTGTCGCGGTCGCTCGGCCAGGAGAGCTCCACCTCCGAGCCTCCTTCCTACGCGAGcgtggccgtcgccggcgtcggcaCGGGGGCGCTGCAGACGCTCATCCTGTCCCCCGTCGAGCTCGTCAAGATCAGGCTGcagctggaggcggcggggcaCAAGCACCGCCGCCCCGGCGACCACCACGGCCCCGTGGACATGGCCCGCGACATCCTCCGCAGGGAGGGCCTCCGCGGCATCTACCGCGGCCTCACGGTGACCGCGCTCCGCGACGCGCCGGCGCACGGCGTCTACTTCTGGACCTACGAGTACGCCCGGGAGCGCCTGCACCCGGGctgccggcgcgccggcggccagaGCCTGGCCACGATGCTCGTGtccggcggcctcgccggcgtcgccagCTGGGTCTGCTGCTACCCGCTGGACGTGGTCAAGTCGCGGCTGCAGGCGCAGGCGCTCCCGGCCGCCAGGTACCGCGGCGTCGTCGACTGCTTCCGGAGGAGCGTCCGGGAGGAGGGGCTCCCCGTGCTGTGGCGCGGCCTGGGCACCGCCGTGGCGCGGGCGTTCGTCGTCAACGGTGCCATCTTCTCGGCCTACGAGCTGGCTCTGCGCTTCTTGGCCACCGGCAACGGCCAGAGGATGGTCATGGAGGAGAACTGAACCGAGCCGTGCCGGATTATTGGACACAGTACTTCATTCATGCTACCATTGACGATGCAACTGCGTCCACTAGTAAGATCATCGGAGCTGCTTGCAGCGGCGTGCCTGCTGCGTTGTACTACATAGGCTATAGTAGTATCCATTGGGGTTTGGGAGTCATGCCATTTCAGTGAGCGGAGATGCAGAGTATCATAGCTGCAACGTTCATACAAATTGAAGCATGCATGGCTGCCTCTTGATGATTGCGATCAATTCCCTAATATCTGGGGAAATATAATGTACATATGACATATCTTGGTGTTTAGCTAGCTATTACAGATACATGAACATCAGCGAGACAATGTTCacatagggtgtgtttagttggtgaaaagtttggatttgggtattgtagcatattttgttattatttggtaattaaCATCCAataatgaattaattagacttaaaaaatcTGTCTTATCCTAATTAGTTAAACTgtttaattagttatttttttaactgcatttaatactctatgcatgtgtccaaagattcgatATGATAGGTactgtacaattttttttgaaaactaaatagGGCCATCGATAGAGAGGTTGCTTTCAGGATCGGAGAAGGCAACAGTGGGAGAAGGCAAAACGGAATGCATTTATGTGCAGCAGTTGTGGATCTGAAGTTACCATTTGTGTCCAATTTTGCACGTGTACCGTTGGCAGATCCTATCCATTTATTCAAGCCAAGCAGGTGCAGATTCCGATTCCAATTCCAATACGGAATCCTGCTTATCAGATGTCCCGGACCACTGCAAGAACCGGAGAACACCAGGTGTCAAGTGCGCAAAAGATACACTTGTGTTGATCCGTTGCTGTTGTCATGGAACCTTTTACATGAGCTCAT contains:
- the LOC120705536 gene encoding mitochondrial arginine transporter BAC2-like; its protein translation is MAFNEVGYGLRGRPYCLMKMTGKPWSGWMVLSLPCRAAVSSPSWSSVTVLWWRAEQGRSYARRAARLVTGGSICFSCPADAVTRPYANKPGLSRLVKQKPALGRFLRANPAARPQIPPATPFALHHPSTSLSPPSVFSGRQAGRQASPSSLLFPYPPAPAPVHSDHPRAHQIRVGYAVSVGSILIRQFTRAPTQLALSFVPSQSRREDRGTAEKRKARAAVVRPSLGWSLELQARTYLHYSEPPMEFGPEFLGTSGGREFVAGGVGGMAGVLAGHPLDTLRIRLQQPPPPLSPGIVDAPSRPPSAARLLRGILRAEGPSALYRGMAAPLASVAFQNAMVFQVYAILSRSLGQESSTSEPPSYASVAVAGVGTGALQTLILSPVELVKIRLQLEAAGHKHRRPGDHHGPVDMARDILRREGLRGIYRGLTVTALRDAPAHGVYFWTYEYARERLHPGCRRAGGQSLATMLVSGGLAGVASWVCCYPLDVVKSRLQAQALPAARYRGVVDCFRRSVREEGLPVLWRGLGTAVARAFVVNGAIFSAYELALRFLATGNGQRMVMEEN